One Paenibacillus riograndensis SBR5 DNA segment encodes these proteins:
- the tlp gene encoding small acid-soluble spore protein Tlp, which produces MAKPDNRADNVEHLQQSIQHTMQNLHEAEDYLNEFSSEISSKEREQIEAKNERRKESIKGFREEVKDEAAHSHE; this is translated from the coding sequence ATGGCAAAACCGGATAACCGGGCGGATAACGTTGAGCATTTACAACAGAGCATTCAGCACACCATGCAGAACCTGCATGAAGCTGAAGACTATTTAAACGAATTCTCTTCTGAGATCAGCAGCAAAGAACGTGAACAAATCGAAGCAAAAAACGAACGCCGTAAAGAAAGCATTAAAGGCTTCCGCGAGGAAGTTAAGGACGAGGCCGCGCATTCCCATGAGTAG
- a CDS encoding Vat family streptogramin A O-acetyltransferase, giving the protein MHSTGPDPNAVHPNPNIKQVRFIKNTVTRPNIIAGDYSYYDDPDESVSFESRVTHHYEFIGDQLIIGKFCAIARGTEFIMNGANHRMGSVTTYPFNIMGGGWEKATPELADLPYKGDTVIGNDVWIGQNATIMPGVTIGDGSIIAANSTVTKDVPPYHIAGGNPARMLRKRFDDELIALLLELKWWDWSKEKITANLDVLCSNDLERIKGLAGGC; this is encoded by the coding sequence ATGCATTCTACAGGACCCGATCCGAACGCAGTTCATCCTAACCCCAATATTAAGCAAGTCCGGTTCATCAAAAATACCGTCACCCGCCCCAATATCATCGCCGGAGATTACTCCTACTATGATGATCCTGACGAATCTGTCTCTTTTGAAAGCCGTGTCACCCACCATTATGAATTCATCGGGGACCAGCTGATTATCGGCAAATTCTGCGCCATCGCCCGCGGCACCGAGTTCATCATGAACGGCGCCAATCACCGGATGGGCTCAGTGACGACCTATCCCTTCAACATTATGGGCGGCGGCTGGGAGAAAGCCACGCCGGAGCTGGCGGACCTGCCCTACAAGGGCGATACCGTCATCGGCAACGATGTGTGGATCGGCCAGAACGCCACCATCATGCCTGGTGTAACCATTGGCGACGGATCCATCATCGCTGCCAATTCCACCGTAACCAAGGATGTGCCTCCCTATCATATTGCCGGCGGGAATCCGGCACGCATGCTTAGAAAACGCTTCGACGATGAACTCATTGCCCTGCTGCTGGAGCTGAAATGGTGGGACTGGAGCAAGGAGAAGATCACAGCCAATCTTGATGTGCTGTGCAGCAATGATCTGGAGCGGATTAAGGGCCTCGCAGGTGGCTGCTGA
- a CDS encoding nucleotidyltransferase family protein gives MIALILAAGYATRLYPLTKDTPKPLLPVQGSRTILDLLLDRLEVLDEVAEVLIVTNDRFFRAFEQWSQKYRGTKPIRILNDGTTSPEGRLGAIGDIQFAIGREQIQDDLLVLAGDNVLGFGLEEYLSYFHQVDKDCILVRTVDDIRELRSVGVAELDAEMRVLSLEEKPQAPRTNIGVFALYIYKRSTLPLFSRYLAEGGNPDAPSYFPEWLHSRQEIRAYYTEGAIDDVGTPEAYAEMRARLGKLAE, from the coding sequence ATGATTGCATTAATCTTGGCTGCGGGGTATGCGACCCGTCTCTATCCGTTAACAAAAGATACGCCGAAGCCGCTGCTGCCGGTTCAAGGAAGCCGTACCATTCTGGATTTGCTGCTGGACCGTCTGGAGGTGCTGGATGAGGTTGCGGAGGTGCTCATTGTGACCAATGACCGGTTCTTCCGGGCTTTTGAGCAGTGGAGTCAGAAGTACAGAGGGACAAAGCCGATTCGTATTCTGAACGACGGCACCACTTCACCGGAGGGGCGGTTAGGGGCGATTGGCGATATCCAGTTTGCTATCGGGCGGGAGCAGATACAGGATGATCTGCTGGTTCTGGCGGGCGACAATGTGCTGGGATTTGGCCTTGAGGAATATTTGAGTTATTTTCACCAGGTGGACAAGGATTGTATTCTGGTCCGGACGGTGGACGATATCCGGGAGCTGCGCAGTGTCGGAGTGGCTGAGCTGGATGCCGAGATGCGGGTCCTTTCTTTGGAAGAAAAGCCGCAGGCGCCCCGGACGAACATTGGTGTATTCGCACTCTACATCTATAAACGGTCCACGCTGCCGCTATTCTCCCGTTATCTGGCCGAAGGGGGCAACCCGGACGCGCCGAGTTATTTTCCCGAGTGGCTGCATTCCCGACAAGAGATCAGGGCCTACTATACGGAGGGCGCGATTGATGATGTCGGCACCCCTGAAGCTTATGCGGAGATGCGGGCTAGGCTGGGGAAACTGGCTGAGTGA
- a CDS encoding TetR/AcrR family transcriptional regulator: MKVILISNEDKPSPSTGRVLKTYQEARLQNTENLRKLVVDAAAAILQEEGPEAVTVRRVSQKMGCSTKIIYSLFVNKEGLAQQLYLEGCKLLAQRFEEVPPSSDPLQHLLDLGEAFWQFGQEYTSYYKLMFGGAFAEFKPDAESMQGTMTAMSRLLILISTAQQQGQISDKEETQTIVSTIWASLHGVIHLYMGGFLGDADAAHTVYKQTIVLLSRSLFAVSKP; encoded by the coding sequence ATGAAGGTGATCCTTATCAGTAACGAAGACAAGCCTTCACCATCCACGGGGCGGGTATTAAAAACATATCAGGAAGCCCGTCTGCAAAATACGGAAAACCTCCGTAAGCTTGTAGTTGATGCGGCCGCAGCCATTCTGCAGGAAGAGGGGCCTGAGGCCGTCACTGTGCGCAGAGTATCGCAAAAGATGGGCTGCTCTACCAAAATCATTTACAGTTTGTTCGTCAATAAAGAAGGTCTGGCTCAGCAGCTGTATCTGGAGGGCTGCAAATTGCTGGCCCAGCGTTTTGAAGAAGTACCGCCGTCCTCTGACCCCTTGCAGCATTTGCTGGATTTGGGCGAAGCCTTCTGGCAGTTCGGGCAGGAATATACCAGCTACTACAAGCTGATGTTTGGAGGGGCTTTTGCCGAGTTCAAGCCGGATGCGGAGAGTATGCAAGGGACGATGACAGCCATGAGCCGCTTGTTGATTCTAATCAGCACCGCCCAGCAGCAGGGACAGATTTCGGACAAGGAAGAGACTCAGACCATCGTGAGCACCATATGGGCTTCGCTGCACGGCGTAATCCACCTGTATATGGGCGGGTTCCTTGGCGATGCCGATGCGGCCCATACCGTCTACAAACAAACAATAGTTTTGCTGTCCCGATCCTTGTTTGCAGTATCCAAGCCATAG